The following proteins are encoded in a genomic region of Pan troglodytes isolate AG18354 chromosome 2, NHGRI_mPanTro3-v2.0_pri, whole genome shotgun sequence:
- the RRP9 gene encoding U3 small nucleolar RNA-interacting protein 2 isoform X2, protein MNEEISSDSESESLAPRKPEEEEEEELEETAQEKKLRLAKLYLEQLRQQEEEKAEARAFEEDQVAGRLKEDVLEQRGRLQKLVAKEIQAPASADIRVLRGHQLSITCLVITPDDSAIFSAAKDCTVIKWSVESGRKLHVIPRAKKGAEGKPPGHSSHVLCMAISSDGKYLASGDRSKLILIWEAQSCQHLYTFTGHRDAVSGLAFRRGTHQLYSTSHDRSVKVWNVAENSYVETLFGHQDAVAALDALSRECCVTAGGRDGTVRVWKIPEESQLVFYGHQGSIDCIHLINEEHMVSGADDGSVALWGLSKKRPLALQREAHGLRGEPGLEQPFWISSVAALLNTDLVATGSHSSCVRLWQCGEGFRQLDLLCDIPLVGFINSLKFSSSGDFLVAGVGQEHRLGRWWRIKEARNSVCIIPLRRVPVPPAAGS, encoded by the exons ATGAATGAGGAGATCTCCAGCGACTCTGAGAGCGAGAG CCTAGCTCCAAGGAagcctgaggaggaggaggaggaggagctggaggaaactgcacaggaaaagaagctGCGCTTGGCCAAGCTCTACCTAGAGCAGCTCCGTCAGCAAG AGGAGGAGAAGGCTGAGGCCCGTGCATTTGAGGAGGACCAGGTGGCGGGGCGCCTGAAGGAGGATGTG CTCGAGCAGAGGGGCAGGCTGCAGAAGTTGGTGGCAAAAGAG ATCCAGGCCCCAGCCTCAGCTGACATTCGCGTTTTACGGGGGCACCAGCTCTCTATCACATGTTTGGTCATCACCCCCGATGACTCAGCCATCTTCTCTGCTGCCAAAGACTGCACCGTCATTAAGT GGAGCGTGGAGAGTGGACGGAAGCTGCATGTGATTCCTCGAGCCAAGAAGGGTGCCGAGGGAAAGCCCCCTGGCCACAGCAGCCACGTCCTCTGCATGGCCATCTCCTCCGACGGCAAGTACCTT GCCTCTGGTGACCGCAGCAAGCTCATTCTCATTTGGGAGGCCCAGAGCTGCCAGCACTTGTACACCTTCACAGGACACCGGGATGCAGTGTCG GGTCTGGCATTCCGCAGAGGCACCCACCAGCTCTACAGCACATCCCACGATCGCTCCGTGAAGGTGTGGAATGTGGCAGAGAACTCCTACGTGGAGACGCT CTTCGGACATCAGGACGCTGTGGCTGCGCTGGATGCCTTGAGCCGGGAGTGCTGTGTGACGGCTGGGGGCCGGGATGGGACTGTACGTGTGTGGAAGATCCCCGAGGAGTCCCAGCTTGTCTTCTATGGCCACCA GGGCTCCATCGACTGCATCCACCTAATCAATGAGGAGCACATGGTGTCCGGCGCGGACGATGG CTCTGTGGCCTTGTGGGGTCTCTCCAAGAAGCGACCACTTGCCCTGCAGCGTGAAGCTCATGGGCTGCGGGGAGAGCCAGGCCTGGAGCAGCCCTTCTGGATATCGTCGGTGGCAGCCCTCCTCAACACAGACCTTGTGGCCACAG GCTCCCACAGCTCCTGTGTGCGGCTTTGGCAGTGTGGGGAAGGCTTCCGGCAGCTTGACCTTCTCTGTGACATCCCCCTG GTGGGTTTTATCAACAGCCTCAAGTTCTCCAGCTCTGGGGACTTCCTGGTGGCTGGGGTAGGGCAGGAGCACAG GCTTGGCCGATGGTGGAGAATCAAAGAGGCTCGGAATTCTGTCTGCATCATCCCACTCCGCAGGGTCCCTGTACCCCCAGCTGCTGGTTCCTGA
- the RRP9 gene encoding U3 small nucleolar RNA-interacting protein 2 isoform X1 codes for MSATAAARKRGKPASGAGAGAGAGKRRRKADSAGDRGKSKGGGKMNEEISSDSESESLAPRKPEEEEEEELEETAQEKKLRLAKLYLEQLRQQEEEKAEARAFEEDQVAGRLKEDVLEQRGRLQKLVAKEIQAPASADIRVLRGHQLSITCLVITPDDSAIFSAAKDCTVIKWSVESGRKLHVIPRAKKGAEGKPPGHSSHVLCMAISSDGKYLASGDRSKLILIWEAQSCQHLYTFTGHRDAVSGLAFRRGTHQLYSTSHDRSVKVWNVAENSYVETLFGHQDAVAALDALSRECCVTAGGRDGTVRVWKIPEESQLVFYGHQGSIDCIHLINEEHMVSGADDGSVALWGLSKKRPLALQREAHGLRGEPGLEQPFWISSVAALLNTDLVATGSHSSCVRLWQCGEGFRQLDLLCDIPLVGFINSLKFSSSGDFLVAGVGQEHRLGRWWRIKEARNSVCIIPLRRVPVPPAAGS; via the exons ATGTCGGCAACAGCGGCTGCTCGTAAGCGGGGAAAGCCGGCCTCTGGGGCCGGGGCTGGCGCGGGGGCCGGCAAGCGGCGGCGAAAG GCCGACTCTGCGGGGGACAGGGGCAAATCCAAGGGTGGCGGCAAGATGAATGAGGAGATCTCCAGCGACTCTGAGAGCGAGAG CCTAGCTCCAAGGAagcctgaggaggaggaggaggaggagctggaggaaactgcacaggaaaagaagctGCGCTTGGCCAAGCTCTACCTAGAGCAGCTCCGTCAGCAAG AGGAGGAGAAGGCTGAGGCCCGTGCATTTGAGGAGGACCAGGTGGCGGGGCGCCTGAAGGAGGATGTG CTCGAGCAGAGGGGCAGGCTGCAGAAGTTGGTGGCAAAAGAG ATCCAGGCCCCAGCCTCAGCTGACATTCGCGTTTTACGGGGGCACCAGCTCTCTATCACATGTTTGGTCATCACCCCCGATGACTCAGCCATCTTCTCTGCTGCCAAAGACTGCACCGTCATTAAGT GGAGCGTGGAGAGTGGACGGAAGCTGCATGTGATTCCTCGAGCCAAGAAGGGTGCCGAGGGAAAGCCCCCTGGCCACAGCAGCCACGTCCTCTGCATGGCCATCTCCTCCGACGGCAAGTACCTT GCCTCTGGTGACCGCAGCAAGCTCATTCTCATTTGGGAGGCCCAGAGCTGCCAGCACTTGTACACCTTCACAGGACACCGGGATGCAGTGTCG GGTCTGGCATTCCGCAGAGGCACCCACCAGCTCTACAGCACATCCCACGATCGCTCCGTGAAGGTGTGGAATGTGGCAGAGAACTCCTACGTGGAGACGCT CTTCGGACATCAGGACGCTGTGGCTGCGCTGGATGCCTTGAGCCGGGAGTGCTGTGTGACGGCTGGGGGCCGGGATGGGACTGTACGTGTGTGGAAGATCCCCGAGGAGTCCCAGCTTGTCTTCTATGGCCACCA GGGCTCCATCGACTGCATCCACCTAATCAATGAGGAGCACATGGTGTCCGGCGCGGACGATGG CTCTGTGGCCTTGTGGGGTCTCTCCAAGAAGCGACCACTTGCCCTGCAGCGTGAAGCTCATGGGCTGCGGGGAGAGCCAGGCCTGGAGCAGCCCTTCTGGATATCGTCGGTGGCAGCCCTCCTCAACACAGACCTTGTGGCCACAG GCTCCCACAGCTCCTGTGTGCGGCTTTGGCAGTGTGGGGAAGGCTTCCGGCAGCTTGACCTTCTCTGTGACATCCCCCTG GTGGGTTTTATCAACAGCCTCAAGTTCTCCAGCTCTGGGGACTTCCTGGTGGCTGGGGTAGGGCAGGAGCACAG GCTTGGCCGATGGTGGAGAATCAAAGAGGCTCGGAATTCTGTCTGCATCATCCCACTCCGCAGGGTCCCTGTACCCCCAGCTGCTGGTTCCTGA